In the genome of Palaemon carinicauda isolate YSFRI2023 chromosome 20, ASM3689809v2, whole genome shotgun sequence, one region contains:
- the LOC137660128 gene encoding S-antigen protein-like codes for MLQRVEDIRHDREGEIRHEREGEIWHEREGEIGHARIEDIRHDREGEICHEREGEIRHERVEEIRHDREGEIWHEREGEIGHARVEDIRHDREGEIWLEREGEIRHERVEEIRHDREGEIWHEREGEKGQSRIEDIRHDREGEIWLEREGEIGQSRIEDIRHDREGEIWLEREGEIGQSRIEDIRHDREGEIWLEREGEIGQSRIEDIRHDREGEIWLEREGEIRHERVEEIRHDREGEIWHEREEKICHEREGEKGQSRIEDIRHVREGEIWLERERGNKA; via the coding sequence aTGTTACAGAGGGTAGAAGATATTAGGCATGATAGGGAAGGGGAAATAaggcatgagagggaaggggaaatttggcatgagagggaaggggaaatagggCATGCGAGGATAGAAGATATTAGGCATGATAGGGAAGGGGAAATTTGtcatgagagggaaggggaaataagGCATGAGAGGGTAGAGGAAATTAGGCATGATAGGGAAGGGGAAatttggcatgagagggaaggggaaatagggCATGCGAGGGTAGAAGATATTAGGCATGATAGGGAAGGGGAAATTTGGcttgagagggaaggggaaataagGCATGAGAGGGTAGAGGAAATTAGGCATGATAGGGAAGGGGAAatttggcatgagagggaaggggaaaaaGGGCAATCGAGGATAGAAGATATTAGGCATGATAGGGAAGGGGAAATTTGGcttgagagggaaggggaaatagggCAATCGAGGATAGAAGATATTAGGCATGATAGGGAAGGGGAAATTTGGcttgagagggaaggggaaatagggCAATCGAGGATAGAAGATATTAGGCATGATAGGGAAGGGGAAATTTGGcttgagagggaaggggaaatagggCAATCGAGGATAGAAGATATTAGGCATGATAGGGAAGGGGAAATTTGGcttgagagggaaggggaaataagGCATGAGAGGGTAGAGGAAATTAGGCATGATAGGGAAGGGGAAATTTGGCATGAGAGGGAAGAGAAAATTTGtcatgagagggaaggggaaaaaGGGCAATCGAGGATAGAAGATATTAGGCATGTTAGGGAAGGGGAAATTTGGCTTGAGAGGGAAAGGGGAAATAAGGCATGA